A single region of the Thermococcus paralvinellae genome encodes:
- a CDS encoding ABC transporter permease: protein MNVLNIAMKEFYTSIKSKRFVIILAVYLLFVFLIAYSIKGHFLELTEPQVSRTNLGPFGAEGDTYMTPLSAMLFLNFTFFTIFGAIMGAALGADAINKEVETGTIKVLLGHPVYRDEIINGKFLGNALVLAITILVGYVFTIAFLLIIGVPLDSESFFRGLIAFMMTLLYTLVFLSISILFSTLFKKSETSMLISVGLAIFLTLIYGIIVTLIAGHLAGERPPYGTPAFDMWRENVNLWEQRLHFINPAHHYAKLMILIFSGDRITNTYTPLSEAFSLGFNNLAMILVTLLLPFSVAYVKFMTSDLR, encoded by the coding sequence ATGAATGTCCTAAACATTGCAATGAAAGAATTCTACACTTCAATAAAGAGCAAACGCTTTGTGATAATACTTGCTGTTTATCTTCTTTTTGTTTTTCTCATTGCATACTCTATAAAAGGTCATTTTCTTGAACTAACCGAACCACAAGTTAGCAGAACAAACCTTGGGCCTTTTGGTGCCGAGGGGGATACATACATGACTCCTCTATCGGCTATGCTATTTCTAAATTTCACCTTCTTCACAATCTTTGGAGCAATAATGGGTGCTGCCTTGGGTGCCGACGCAATAAACAAAGAGGTTGAAACTGGAACAATCAAAGTTCTTCTTGGGCATCCTGTTTATAGAGACGAAATCATAAACGGCAAATTTCTTGGGAATGCATTGGTTTTGGCAATCACAATATTAGTAGGGTATGTTTTTACTATTGCATTCCTTCTTATAATAGGTGTTCCCCTAGATAGCGAATCCTTCTTTAGGGGGCTGATTGCGTTTATGATGACCCTTTTGTACACCCTTGTGTTTCTCAGCATTTCAATTCTCTTTTCAACGCTTTTCAAAAAATCAGAAACCTCAATGCTTATATCAGTAGGTCTTGCAATTTTTTTAACCCTTATATATGGCATAATCGTTACTCTCATAGCTGGGCACTTAGCTGGCGAAAGGCCACCCTATGGCACTCCAGCATTTGATATGTGGCGTGAAAACGTTAATCTTTGGGAGCAAAGACTGCACTTTATAAATCCTGCTCATCACTATGCAAAACTGATGATTTTGATTTTCTCTGGAGATAGAATAACCAACACCTATACCCCGTTAAGTGAAGCGTTTTCACTGGGATTCAATAATTTAGCTATGATTCTAGTGACACTCCTATTGCCATTTTCAGTAGCTTATGTTAAATTTATGACAAGTGATTTGAGATAA
- a CDS encoding NEW3 domain-containing protein, which yields MKKLALLIAGLLVVSFFPISNAQPWVEIFEGRVKIGESLKVGDYLIKLTQNKDYQPYIIVYKGEDIKALQMATFGTVIEVESLKIVVGSLEDDKLFLVIQWKPELVEEISPKPGEEYKIGDYIVYIENVTDKQTSLKINAKDYLIPMNSSIIYDKLVLEYKEGKLYAYLVKVSVEKVPKLDYEVHYPFDSITAKAGETVEIPIEIINTGDTPITLPLRVVFKPVGWEVKIKVSDYEVNELTLKPNGQTGSSVTAKLEIKIPSMEKGLKIIRFSIGKELGEIKIYVQQKEEIEVKLPILSIESEAGEKVAFPITLTNYGPDKIINLQVVEKPKDWDAYFMLNGVRVRSFLLPGATSQGATSEIISLVAEIPRNAELGNHKIKFAINNATYSFSIFIYKTHEGEPARLIVTVKDEEGNPVRKARIHVGNSTVFTDNYGKAEIELKAGNYKVFVEKEGYEKVREEITLEDGEEKNIEITLKRLPYYFTVEGEGDTITVTTGSIGTYTLTIENLGKEDDAYTLSVLGLPSEWSSEFYYVQSPVRSIKVEAGSSKDVMLRIVPPFNAQPGEYNLTIVVKSSSGFERKLALLVKLIGEYRFEMYPEMPMISIKAGKEGIAYVSLENTGTAPITNIKFEVSAPQGWEVKVVPQVIPELKSHYIEKENIRVVGIGSEQNRITITVKVPETTPAGTYQITITGKGDQAQASTQITVRVTQSSKSAYIGILMLVLTFGAVIWMMRRVGRR from the coding sequence ATGAAAAAGCTTGCTTTACTTATTGCTGGTCTTCTAGTGGTTTCATTTTTCCCCATTTCAAATGCTCAGCCTTGGGTTGAAATATTTGAAGGAAGAGTCAAAATTGGCGAAAGCCTGAAAGTTGGGGACTATTTAATAAAACTCACTCAGAATAAAGACTATCAGCCATATATTATTGTTTACAAGGGGGAAGATATTAAAGCCTTGCAGATGGCCACATTTGGAACAGTTATCGAGGTTGAATCTTTAAAGATAGTTGTCGGTAGTCTTGAAGATGACAAACTCTTTCTTGTGATTCAGTGGAAGCCAGAGCTCGTTGAGGAAATTTCTCCAAAACCTGGCGAGGAGTATAAAATTGGAGACTATATTGTTTACATAGAGAACGTAACAGATAAACAAACTTCTCTCAAAATTAATGCCAAAGACTATCTAATACCCATGAACTCTTCAATAATTTATGATAAATTAGTACTTGAATATAAAGAGGGCAAGCTCTACGCTTATCTCGTTAAAGTTTCTGTAGAAAAAGTTCCAAAGCTTGATTATGAAGTCCATTATCCTTTTGATTCAATAACTGCCAAAGCTGGAGAGACTGTTGAAATACCAATCGAAATTATTAATACAGGAGATACCCCAATAACATTACCTTTAAGGGTTGTTTTCAAACCGGTAGGGTGGGAGGTGAAGATTAAGGTCTCCGATTACGAAGTTAATGAACTAACATTAAAACCAAATGGTCAAACAGGAAGTTCTGTAACCGCTAAACTCGAAATTAAGATTCCTTCAATGGAAAAAGGTCTAAAGATTATTAGATTCTCAATCGGCAAAGAACTTGGTGAGATTAAGATATATGTCCAGCAAAAGGAAGAAATCGAGGTAAAGCTCCCAATTCTTTCCATAGAAAGCGAAGCTGGGGAAAAAGTGGCGTTTCCAATTACACTTACTAATTATGGTCCGGATAAGATAATAAATCTTCAAGTGGTTGAAAAGCCAAAAGATTGGGATGCATACTTCATGCTCAACGGAGTTAGGGTTAGGTCTTTCCTTCTACCTGGTGCAACATCTCAGGGAGCAACTTCTGAAATAATTTCGCTTGTCGCTGAAATTCCAAGAAATGCAGAGCTTGGAAACCATAAAATAAAATTTGCAATAAACAACGCAACTTATTCCTTCAGCATCTTCATATACAAAACACATGAGGGAGAGCCTGCAAGACTGATTGTAACGGTCAAAGATGAAGAAGGCAATCCAGTCCGCAAGGCAAGAATCCATGTGGGTAACAGCACAGTATTTACGGATAACTATGGAAAAGCTGAGATTGAGCTTAAAGCTGGTAATTACAAAGTTTTTGTGGAGAAAGAGGGTTACGAGAAAGTTAGGGAGGAGATTACGCTTGAAGATGGAGAGGAGAAAAATATTGAAATAACCCTCAAAAGACTGCCGTACTATTTCACAGTTGAAGGTGAGGGAGATACAATAACAGTAACAACAGGGTCAATAGGAACATACACACTAACAATAGAGAACCTAGGAAAGGAAGATGATGCCTACACCCTCTCTGTTCTTGGGCTTCCATCAGAATGGTCGAGTGAATTTTACTATGTCCAGAGTCCTGTGAGAAGCATAAAAGTGGAAGCTGGAAGCTCAAAGGACGTTATGTTGAGAATCGTTCCTCCATTTAACGCTCAGCCTGGTGAATACAATCTGACAATTGTTGTTAAGAGCTCATCAGGATTTGAGAGAAAACTTGCTCTTTTGGTAAAATTAATCGGGGAGTACAGATTTGAGATGTATCCAGAAATGCCAATGATAAGTATCAAAGCCGGGAAAGAAGGTATTGCATATGTTTCTCTTGAGAATACTGGGACTGCGCCAATAACGAATATAAAATTTGAAGTGAGTGCTCCCCAAGGATGGGAGGTTAAAGTTGTTCCCCAGGTTATTCCAGAGCTAAAGTCACATTACATAGAGAAAGAAAACATCAGAGTTGTGGGTATTGGCTCAGAACAGAATCGGATAACTATTACTGTAAAAGTTCCCGAAACCACTCCAGCTGGTACATACCAAATAACAATTACCGGAAAAGGGGATCAGGCCCAGGCAAGCACTCAGATTACAGTTAGGGTAACCCAGAGCTCAAAGTCAGCCTACATTGGAATATTAATGTTGGTACTAACATTTGGGGCAGTAATATGGATGATGAGGAGGGTCGGTAGGAGATGA
- a CDS encoding ABC transporter ATP-binding protein, with the protein MYAIEIENLTKKYGNFKAVDELTLNVEEGIVFGFLGPNGAGKTTTILSMLGLIIPDEGTISILGYDVFKEPIKVKERIGFLPENATIYGELTAWKNLEFFANFYNLSKQEKEKRIEELLKLVGLWDVKYRKVKTFSKGMKQRLLLAQTLINDPEVLILDEPTSGLDPEGAFLVKSIVKEERKKGKTVFFSSHILSEVEELSDKVGIIVKGRLRALGTLEEIKKQFMELEGYEIKIETKQPLPEIALPGIIRVEYLNNKKAIIFAKNDIREEISEYLSKNGITIVSLEIEEPSLEDVFLKTIYKR; encoded by the coding sequence ATGTATGCAATTGAAATTGAAAATCTCACAAAAAAGTATGGAAATTTTAAAGCTGTTGATGAACTTACCCTAAATGTTGAGGAGGGTATTGTTTTCGGGTTTTTGGGGCCAAATGGTGCAGGCAAAACTACAACAATTTTAAGCATGCTCGGGCTTATCATACCGGACGAAGGCACTATTAGTATTTTGGGATATGATGTCTTTAAGGAACCTATTAAGGTCAAAGAGAGGATTGGATTTTTGCCTGAAAATGCCACCATCTATGGGGAGCTAACAGCTTGGAAAAACTTGGAGTTTTTTGCAAACTTTTACAACCTCTCCAAACAGGAGAAAGAAAAGCGTATTGAAGAGCTTTTGAAGCTTGTTGGACTTTGGGATGTAAAGTATAGGAAAGTTAAAACGTTTTCTAAGGGAATGAAACAACGCTTGCTGCTGGCTCAAACTTTGATAAACGACCCTGAAGTACTAATTCTCGATGAACCAACGAGTGGGCTTGACCCGGAAGGGGCTTTCCTTGTCAAAAGCATCGTAAAAGAAGAGCGCAAAAAGGGAAAAACAGTATTCTTTTCTTCCCACATATTAAGTGAAGTCGAAGAGCTTAGTGATAAGGTTGGAATAATTGTGAAGGGCAGGCTTAGGGCCTTAGGAACACTTGAAGAAATTAAAAAACAGTTCATGGAGCTTGAGGGATACGAAATAAAAATTGAGACGAAACAGCCATTACCGGAGATTGCTCTACCGGGGATTATAAGAGTGGAGTATCTTAACAATAAGAAAGCCATTATATTCGCAAAAAACGATATTAGAGAAGAAATATCTGAATATCTATCAAAGAATGGGATAACCATAGTCAGCTTAGAAATTGAGGAACCAAGTTTGGAGGATGTATTTCTAAAAACAATTTACAAGAGGTGA
- a CDS encoding ABC transporter permease → MNSIFNIALKDMYESMRTKRLVIVFAIFLLAGAGMAYWMKMLMMRATMGIQMESTNIIRGTQLSAVKYFLAVLSILLGADAINREIESGTVKVTLSHPIYRDQFILGKYIGRALTVLFAFLLFAISNVAFLLVLGIPLSSEAFMTFIKPLPFFMLFSFVYLSFGVLLSTLIKKPSTAIIVAVLLPIFLEFIYPTIVSMVIVFKALASGVSPTDVGALQESLKKIYMLLSIVPGYNLDNINNAIFYGITSSEIVARGFTGIMTLQNQTISYFEAIGLAWRYIIVLIVMLLLPFAVAYTKFMKADLR, encoded by the coding sequence ATGAATTCGATTTTCAACATTGCACTAAAAGATATGTATGAGAGCATGAGAACCAAAAGATTGGTTATAGTATTTGCGATTTTTCTTTTAGCAGGTGCTGGAATGGCTTACTGGATGAAAATGCTCATGATGCGAGCTACCATGGGAATACAGATGGAAAGCACAAATATAATCAGAGGCACTCAACTTTCAGCAGTTAAATATTTTCTTGCTGTGCTATCGATACTTCTCGGCGCTGATGCTATAAACAGAGAAATTGAAAGTGGAACAGTGAAAGTAACCTTAAGTCATCCGATATACAGGGATCAATTTATTCTTGGAAAATATATTGGGAGAGCATTGACAGTGCTTTTTGCATTTCTGTTGTTTGCAATAAGTAATGTTGCATTTTTGCTTGTGCTTGGAATTCCACTTAGCTCGGAGGCATTTATGACGTTCATAAAGCCTTTACCGTTCTTTATGCTGTTTTCTTTTGTCTACCTATCCTTTGGTGTTTTACTTTCAACTTTGATTAAAAAACCCTCAACAGCTATAATAGTAGCAGTTCTACTTCCAATATTTCTTGAATTCATTTATCCAACGATCGTCTCAATGGTAATAGTGTTTAAGGCGTTAGCTTCAGGAGTCTCGCCCACAGACGTTGGGGCACTCCAAGAAAGCCTGAAGAAAATTTATATGCTTCTCTCCATTGTGCCTGGATACAACTTGGACAATATAAACAATGCAATATTCTACGGAATCACATCCTCCGAGATTGTAGCTAGAGGTTTTACCGGTATTATGACACTTCAGAATCAAACTATTTCTTACTTTGAAGCAATAGGACTCGCTTGGAGATACATCATTGTACTTATTGTGATGCTCCTCCTTCCATTTGCAGTTGCATATACTAAGTTTATGAAAGCTGATTTGAGGTGA
- a CDS encoding YbjQ family protein produces MDEFIVATTEHVPGYKVVKVLGIARGATVRAKHIGKDILAGFRNIVGGEVKEYTEMLAEAREVALQRMIQHAKEMGANGVIGVRFMTSSVAAGAAEIFAYGTAVILEKE; encoded by the coding sequence ATGGATGAGTTTATTGTTGCAACTACCGAGCATGTTCCCGGTTACAAGGTCGTTAAAGTTCTTGGGATAGCTAGGGGAGCAACTGTTAGGGCTAAGCACATTGGGAAAGACATTCTCGCTGGGTTTAGAAATATCGTTGGTGGAGAGGTTAAAGAATACACTGAAATGCTTGCAGAAGCGAGAGAAGTTGCACTTCAGAGGATGATACAGCATGCAAAAGAGATGGGAGCTAATGGGGTTATTGGGGTTAGATTTATGACCTCAAGTGTAGCGGCTGGAGCCGCTGAGATTTTTGCATACGGTACAGCGGTTATACTAGAAAAAGAGTGA
- the moaC gene encoding cyclic pyranopterin monophosphate synthase MoaC: MKLTHVDEKGVKMVEVGHKDVVFRKAIAKGKIKLKPETIKLIQEGKTKKGNVLAAAQIAGILAVKRTWEIIPLCHPIPLTGVDISFEFGEDYIEATCEVRAYYKTGVEMEALTGVSVALLTIWDMVKAVEKDEKGQYPVTRIYDIRVVEKVKEK, from the coding sequence ATGAAGCTCACTCATGTAGATGAAAAAGGCGTTAAAATGGTGGAAGTTGGCCATAAAGATGTTGTGTTTAGAAAAGCAATTGCTAAGGGGAAGATAAAGCTCAAACCAGAGACAATAAAGCTGATTCAAGAGGGCAAGACTAAAAAAGGGAATGTACTTGCAGCAGCGCAGATAGCGGGAATCCTAGCAGTGAAGAGAACTTGGGAAATAATACCTCTATGCCATCCTATTCCGCTCACTGGGGTGGATATAAGCTTTGAGTTCGGCGAGGACTACATTGAAGCAACATGCGAAGTAAGAGCTTATTATAAGACAGGCGTTGAGATGGAAGCTCTGACTGGCGTAAGCGTTGCTTTGTTAACGATTTGGGACATGGTTAAAGCTGTTGAAAAAGACGAAAAAGGACAATATCCAGTTACGAGGATTTACGACATTAGAGTTGTTGAGAAGGTGAAGGAGAAGTGA
- a CDS encoding P-loop NTPase family protein, giving the protein MKLNSEARAIYKSIREEIKKRIQLRESLDYLDKFEPTNDKNEILRRQAYFKENLPKITPELKEILAEIKSIRFKKDFLHDRLLVVDESEIEKAQALGVCEVSTEPLEGHDLILSTIGIGIDVELSISEIAPELYIMPLWENRKTLKALVQIGNLLGKKSVAEPILEKLKELEEVMKRRELLEHLDEMIAKEEKKLNEKIAEKLEKFSLTLTGKELLEFLKELREGNYDTIFKHFSEIESEILEEINEVEKQLSEKLNFTVELFSRENLYPVEVPPESIEALRRELERELKVEMYLKSREILAEIKHLIPKLKDEISKAYELEFLRAVKEFTEGFTFPELIEGGIAFINGGHLFIKNPQPVSYVVGEAPVKFDNVNGERVVILTGANSGGKTSLLELISQIVILTHMGFPVNAEKTWVEVLDELFFFKRKRSIYGAGAFETALKSFVRALTNDGRKLILIDEFEAITEPGAAVKIIAELLKIAYEKGFYVIIVSHLGEDLKKELPFARVDGIEAQGLDENLNLIVDRQPKFGVLGKSTPELIVEKLYRTKRGKEKEIFERVWRAFT; this is encoded by the coding sequence ATGAAGCTCAACAGCGAAGCGAGAGCAATTTACAAAAGCATTCGTGAAGAAATAAAGAAGAGAATCCAGCTCAGAGAGAGCTTGGATTATCTTGATAAATTTGAACCAACAAATGATAAGAATGAAATTCTGAGGAGACAGGCTTATTTTAAGGAGAACCTTCCAAAGATTACACCAGAACTGAAGGAAATATTGGCCGAAATCAAATCAATTCGTTTTAAAAAGGATTTTCTGCACGATAGGCTTTTAGTTGTTGATGAAAGTGAGATTGAAAAAGCCCAAGCTTTGGGAGTGTGTGAGGTTTCAACAGAGCCTTTGGAGGGGCATGATTTAATTTTAAGCACCATAGGGATTGGAATTGACGTCGAGCTGAGTATAAGTGAAATTGCTCCCGAGCTTTACATCATGCCTCTTTGGGAAAATCGAAAAACCTTGAAAGCTTTAGTCCAAATTGGTAATCTTCTTGGAAAGAAGAGTGTTGCTGAGCCAATTTTAGAAAAATTAAAAGAATTAGAAGAAGTTATGAAGCGGAGAGAATTACTCGAACATCTTGATGAGATGATAGCAAAGGAAGAGAAAAAGCTGAATGAAAAGATTGCAGAGAAGCTTGAGAAGTTCAGCCTAACTTTGACTGGTAAAGAATTATTGGAGTTCCTAAAAGAACTTAGGGAAGGAAACTATGATACTATATTTAAGCATTTCAGTGAAATTGAGAGCGAAATCCTTGAGGAAATAAATGAAGTTGAAAAACAGCTCAGCGAAAAGCTGAACTTTACTGTAGAGCTGTTTTCACGAGAAAACCTCTATCCCGTTGAAGTTCCTCCAGAGAGTATTGAGGCTTTGCGTCGGGAGTTGGAAAGAGAACTCAAGGTAGAGATGTATTTGAAGAGCCGTGAAATTCTCGCTGAAATAAAACACCTCATACCAAAGCTTAAAGATGAAATAAGCAAAGCTTATGAGCTGGAGTTTCTGAGGGCTGTGAAGGAATTTACAGAAGGATTTACATTTCCAGAGCTGATCGAAGGTGGCATTGCCTTCATAAATGGGGGGCATTTGTTTATCAAAAATCCCCAACCAGTCAGCTACGTTGTTGGAGAAGCTCCAGTAAAGTTTGATAACGTGAATGGTGAGAGAGTTGTTATTTTGACAGGTGCAAACAGCGGTGGGAAGACTTCGCTACTTGAGCTTATCTCTCAAATAGTAATTTTGACTCATATGGGTTTTCCAGTTAATGCCGAGAAAACATGGGTTGAGGTTTTAGACGAGCTTTTCTTCTTCAAACGGAAGCGGTCTATTTATGGTGCTGGAGCCTTTGAAACGGCCTTAAAGAGCTTTGTGAGGGCACTAACAAACGATGGAAGAAAGTTGATTTTGATTGACGAGTTTGAAGCAATAACGGAGCCAGGTGCTGCTGTCAAGATAATAGCAGAGCTTCTGAAGATTGCTTATGAAAAAGGATTCTACGTCATTATTGTATCTCATTTGGGGGAAGACTTAAAGAAAGAACTGCCCTTTGCAAGAGTTGATGGAATCGAAGCTCAAGGCTTAGATGAGAATCTTAACTTAATTGTTGACAGACAGCCAAAGTTTGGGGTTTTGGGTAAAAGTACCCCAGAGCTGATTGTTGAAAAGCTTTACCGCACCAAGAGAGGAAAAGAGAAAGAAATTTTTGAGAGGGTGTGGAGGGCATTCACTTAA
- a CDS encoding Kae1-associated kinase Bud32: MELIKQGAEAKIYLAKFEELYFPFNDEKVIIKHRISKRYRIKEIDQKLRKERTVREARILHRAKEFGVNVPYVYEVDIRDMKIVMEFIEGERLKEYLEKIPMDERLKLCREIGRQIGKLHEAGIIHGDLTTSNMILREGKIYLIDFGLAEFDNTVEAQGVDLHLLKRAMESTHYKWFEKGFGAVLEGYGEVRGREKAQELKEKIEEIESRGRYVRERKWIK, from the coding sequence ATGGAATTGATAAAGCAGGGGGCAGAGGCAAAAATTTATTTAGCTAAATTTGAAGAGTTGTATTTTCCATTTAATGATGAAAAAGTAATCATAAAGCACCGCATTTCAAAGCGGTACAGGATAAAGGAGATTGACCAGAAACTGAGGAAAGAAAGAACTGTTAGGGAAGCAAGAATTCTGCACAGGGCTAAAGAGTTTGGAGTTAATGTTCCTTATGTCTATGAAGTTGATATAAGAGATATGAAAATTGTTATGGAATTTATCGAAGGAGAGCGTTTGAAGGAGTATTTGGAAAAAATTCCCATGGACGAACGTTTAAAGCTCTGCCGTGAAATTGGAAGGCAAATTGGAAAACTGCATGAAGCGGGTATTATTCACGGAGATTTGACGACATCCAACATGATTTTAAGAGAGGGAAAAATTTATCTCATAGATTTTGGACTGGCAGAGTTTGATAACACAGTTGAAGCTCAAGGTGTTGATCTGCATCTCCTAAAAAGAGCTATGGAAAGCACTCACTATAAGTGGTTTGAAAAAGGTTTTGGGGCTGTTCTTGAGGGCTATGGAGAAGTTAGAGGGAGAGAGAAAGCCCAAGAGCTGAAAGAGAAGATAGAGGAGATTGAAAGTAGAGGTAGGTATGTAAGGGAGAGAAAGTGGATTAAGTGA
- the thsB gene encoding thermosome subunit beta codes for MAQLVGQGGQPIVILPEGTQRYVGRDAQRLNILAARIVAETVRTTLGPKGMDKMLVDSLGDIVITNDGATILDKIDLQHPAAKMMVEVAKTQDEEAGDGTTTAVVIAGELLRKAEELIDQNIHPSIIVKGYTLAVEKAQEILEDIAIKVDPEDEETLMKIAKTAITGKSAESHREHLAKLAVEAVKQVAEKKDGRFEVDIDNIKIEKKEGESVEESQLIRGVVIDKERVHPRMPKRVENAKIALINDALEVKKTETDAKINITAPDQLYAFLEQEEKMIKDMVDQIVATGANVVFVQKGIDDLAQHYLAKAGVLAVRRVKKSDMEKLAKATGAKVVTNVKDLTSEDLGYSELVEERKIAGESMIFVEGCRNPKAVTILIRGGTEHVIDEVERAIEDAIKVVKDVMEDGAILPGGGATEIELSIRLDEYAKEVGGKEALAIEAFSDALKIIPKTLAENAGLDTIDVLVKVISEHKTKGKAIGIDVFAGEPANMLERGVIEPIRVKKQAIKSASEAAIMILRIDDVIAAKRVKSEGVGQGMEGMGGMEGMNMMG; via the coding sequence ATGGCACAATTAGTTGGACAAGGCGGGCAACCAATAGTTATTCTCCCTGAGGGAACCCAAAGATACGTTGGTAGGGATGCCCAGAGGTTGAATATTTTGGCTGCAAGGATTGTTGCTGAGACTGTTAGAACAACCTTAGGACCAAAAGGTATGGACAAAATGCTTGTTGACAGCTTAGGAGATATCGTTATCACAAACGATGGTGCAACCATTTTGGACAAAATTGACCTTCAGCACCCTGCTGCTAAAATGATGGTCGAAGTTGCTAAGACCCAAGATGAGGAAGCTGGTGACGGTACAACAACCGCTGTAGTTATCGCTGGCGAGCTTTTAAGGAAGGCTGAGGAGTTAATTGATCAGAACATTCACCCTTCAATAATTGTTAAAGGTTACACTTTAGCTGTTGAAAAAGCTCAAGAGATACTTGAAGATATTGCTATAAAAGTTGATCCAGAAGATGAAGAAACTCTTATGAAGATAGCAAAAACAGCAATCACTGGTAAGAGCGCTGAGTCTCACAGAGAACACTTGGCTAAGTTAGCTGTTGAGGCAGTTAAGCAAGTTGCAGAGAAAAAGGATGGCAGGTTTGAGGTTGACATTGACAACATCAAGATTGAGAAGAAAGAAGGAGAGAGCGTTGAAGAGAGCCAGCTTATCAGAGGTGTTGTAATCGACAAAGAGAGAGTTCACCCAAGAATGCCAAAGAGAGTTGAAAACGCAAAAATAGCTCTAATTAACGATGCTCTTGAGGTTAAGAAGACTGAAACTGACGCAAAGATAAACATTACTGCGCCAGACCAGCTCTATGCGTTCCTTGAGCAGGAAGAGAAGATGATTAAGGATATGGTTGATCAGATTGTTGCTACTGGTGCAAATGTTGTGTTTGTTCAGAAGGGTATTGATGATTTGGCACAGCACTACTTGGCCAAGGCTGGTGTTTTGGCTGTCAGGAGAGTTAAGAAGAGCGATATGGAAAAGTTAGCAAAAGCAACAGGAGCAAAAGTTGTAACAAATGTAAAAGACTTAACTTCAGAAGATTTGGGCTATTCAGAGCTCGTTGAAGAGCGCAAGATTGCTGGAGAGAGTATGATATTTGTTGAGGGTTGCAGAAATCCAAAGGCAGTAACAATCCTTATCAGAGGAGGAACAGAACACGTAATTGATGAAGTTGAAAGGGCAATTGAGGACGCCATTAAAGTCGTCAAGGATGTCATGGAAGATGGTGCAATCCTTCCAGGAGGAGGTGCAACTGAGATTGAGCTCTCTATAAGGCTTGATGAATATGCAAAAGAAGTTGGAGGCAAAGAAGCTTTAGCAATTGAGGCATTCTCAGATGCACTTAAGATAATCCCCAAAACATTAGCAGAGAATGCTGGACTTGACACAATTGATGTACTCGTCAAAGTTATTAGCGAGCACAAGACTAAGGGCAAGGCAATAGGAATTGACGTCTTTGCTGGTGAGCCTGCCAACATGCTTGAGAGGGGTGTCATTGAACCTATCAGAGTTAAGAAGCAAGCAATCAAGAGCGCAAGCGAAGCAGCAATCATGATACTCAGAATCGACGACGTCATCGCAGCAAAGAGAGTTAAGAGCGAAGGAGTAGGCCAAGGAATGGAAGGCATGGGTGGAATGGAAGGCATGAATATGATGGGCTGA